The Myxocyprinus asiaticus isolate MX2 ecotype Aquarium Trade chromosome 36, UBuf_Myxa_2, whole genome shotgun sequence genome segment atTAGGGTTAGTCAATACACCCTAATATTCTGGTTTTAgccacaaactttaagccatgttgccatgctccTTAGAATGACTAATGCGGTAAAATTATTGGGTAAAATGAACAATAGCCTATctagattttaggttagaatttaatcagtaggctataatcagcatgtacaggtaATGTAAATAGTAAagattttttaaacacatttttaaattcactagttcattttaaatggtccagtgtaacaagtgtatttttaaatgtatgtatctcagttactatgagtttaaaaagTTTGCATGCATCATATAAGTGACCAGTAAGATGGCTTTCATatgtttttaatcattattatgtctgtcagtgtctgtGCATTCCTTATAGAGCACGCTTGGTGTGCGCCTCTTATAAGAGAATGcagttgctaatattaagctcagTTCTCCGTTATTGAGCACGCGTGTGCCTCTTCCTTGTGATTGGTGtgcattaagtatttgattgataaacgGTGTTAATAAAGAGGacgttgtgtttgttatcttccctgtaaactatttagtgcttcttttgcatttcatttgcaaGAGATGCAGCAGGATAAACTCTGTTGTTTTCTCTCTCCCGGTGAGTTGAATGTTTGCTTTTTACTCTTGCACCTGTACTCAACAGCACGAATATtcatctgtatatattattaggttgaagtgcgttgatgtggcttagtgtataagagcctttctcactgaaggtaagtcatttatttgggctttagtggggtgtTTATAAAGGGTTTATGcttttaagtgtattcataatacatttgccattgcaggtgcggTGTGGCCCCGTATAAcactagctgctgtttcttcattcCTGTTTCTTCACATCTGTTCCAGCGTGCCGTTTCATCAGAGtcctttgtttgttttgccaaacttaTTGCACtaaatttgtcttgtttctgcattgtataatgcaaaacattaaagacggtgaaaaaatatatcatagtaaataacaaaatgtgtactgtatgttgttcgaGAAATGAGAACCTgacagatataaaaaatattttataataaatgcttgccaaataagagcgatctctaaccagttgggctcaggtgcattcaatacagcagaaaatcagatccagatcAGGTTTTGTGATAATAACATGGGAAATTGTGCTGTAAAAGTAACttcatttataatcaacattaagTAGAACTGGAGCTGACATGTCCAAAGATGCAAAACTAATGCTGAtcttctaccttatctccagatATTAGTTACTGGCTCATTATTCGTCTGACATCCGGATTCTCCTACCCGTGCTCTCTGGAGCCGACAATTTTACAGCGACATCATTAGCACAATTAAGctaaagaatatatgactatatcatacaggAATAAAACACTGAACTCAAATGGTCAACGCTTGTTGTAGCTGGAGCATTATGCTTAAAAATGCTCCTATGGGCTTTCATGAACTAGTGcttgtaagggaccatctgaaagcactaaaacgccagaggtgtccaagtattcatttattaattcattcaattaaaatgtaagttatacATACAATTTAAAATCTTTAGAAtgggtacattttattttaataaaagtgtttaagacagaacatgcaaggTGCAATGAACACTTGGATACCATTGACGTTTTAGCACAGTGTATGAACTTTTCAGTCGGTCTCTTATGCACCATatgcaaataattaataaatattaaacttaaattaaactttaccccgctaaatattattatgcagtcataatgcattgatgttttgtttaaatataatttatttggtCTATGATGTGGggtgacaattaaaaaaataaaacaaagaatcaAGAGCACCAAAATAAAAGTGTCAGTAATAAAAGAGgtagaaaatgaataaaaaggcCTAATATGGAAGTATGCAAGCAAGTCTAGTTAAAATCATTTTATATACTACAGTCACATGACCTCAATATCTTGTTTAATTTCTGCACGTGGCATCCAGTTATCTTgaaaataaatatggtttatttacatttgcatgatCTAATTGTGTGTCAGAATACATTGttctttgtcagtccaatcaaataatgggttaagaagaagattaaaatgttgttaaaatactaaaatattgTAGCTGACCACAAACTGCCTTCTGTTCCATAAAGAAAAACCTATAAAGTGTCCaactccacatctaatttaaagaaacaagcTATTCAGATTCACTTAGATTAATTCAAACTGGAGGTGTTGCACatcagataagataataatgacatatcacatgtaattcttccaattgtgcctagcctttataaatatgtatttaaatattctgaatacattactttttattttatgtattcgaaatactttactgaatacattttagagagagtatttagtattcagcccagaatGCTTTAAGCAATCCACCCAACCCTGTTTATACCTCCATGTATTTCGGACATAATATTCTTTGAGTATTAATGTTTATGAATGTTAATGAAACTAAATGTTTCGGTTCAGCGCTGATTCAACTGGCATCATCCCTACCCGGAACATAATCATTGCAGCCAATCAGCACTCGAGAATACGAgacaaaaatttgaaatggaccaatcagagcagagcacTGTTGTGAACGGCCCAATCAGACCAGAGCGATAGTGGTGAATGGCCCAATCAGAACAGAGCACGGTTGTAAACGGCCCAATCAGAGCACTGTTGTGAACGGCCCAATCAGAGCAGAGCGATGGTGATGAACGGCCCAATCAGAATAGAGCACTGTTGTGAACCGCCCAATCAGAGCAGAGCGATGGTGGTGAACGGTAGAGCAGCAGTGGACAACAGCAGCACGGTGAGATTTCacgagatttaaaaaaaaatttttaatagaAATATATAATCATAATGTGATAATCGATCATAATCACTTATACTACATCGTGTTTTACTCAGATCTCACAGCGAGGTCTTTAGCTCTGAATCAAATACACTGCTGTGAGGATTTATCGGCCGTATTCTTCGTGTTTGTGATTCAGAGAGTTTACAGTTTAAAATCATCTGTATTTGaacttcattttaatttaagagcGTAATGTAAACTTTATTTGTGCTTCGAGTTGAATTGTTTTAACGGCACGCTTTAGTTTGAGCATTATTCCTGTGTGAAGGGAATCAGAACAGAAACGTCATTTGTGTGTTCTGAAGTACACGTGGTGTGTTCCCGCGTAAAATGTGGaggtttattaaaataataaaaggcTCTAGTGATGGTGATGCTCGCATTAAAAACACCACTAATAAgtctaataataattcaataaatgtGGCATCTGAAAgatacgtctctctctctctctctctctctcgtgtgtgtgtgtgtgtgtgtgtgtgtgtgtgtgtgtgtgtgtgctgtgtctgtctgtctgtctgtctgtgtgtgtctctgtgtctgtctgtctgtatctctttgtgtgtctgtctgtgtgtgtgtctgtctgtctgtctctctgtgtgtgtgtgtgtgtgtgtgtgtgtctgtctgtctgtctctctgtgtgtgtgtctgtgtgtgtgtgtgtgtgtgtgtctgtctgtctctgtgtgtgtgtgtgtctgtctgtctctctgtgtgtgtgtctgtctgtctgtctctctgtgtgtgtgtctgtctgtctgtctctctgtgtgtgtgtctgtctgtttgtctctctgtgtgtgtgtgtgtctgtctgtctctctgtgtgtgtgtgtgtctgtctgtgtgtgtttgtgtgtctgtctgtctctctgtgtgtgttcagatgactGGATCCAATGAGTTCAAGTTGACCCAGGGTCCGGAGGACGGTGTCTCAGCAGTGAAGTTCAGTCCCACTTCAGCTCAGTTCCTGCTGGTGTCGTCATGGGATTGTTCAGTTCGTCTCTTTGACGTCAGCGCAAACAGCATGAGGATGAAATACACACATCTGGCCCCTGTGCTGGACTGCGCTTTCTATGTGAGTGCCAACATTACCACACAAACACCGGACAGCCATGAGTTTCACTGTTTAATTTTGTCTGTTTCGTTTGTTGTTTTAGGATCCGACTCACGCCTGGAGTGGCGGTCTGGACAACCAGCTAAAGACTCACGATTTGAACACGGATCAAGGTTGGTTGCAACAATTCATctctaaaatcaataaaaaattaatgaaaatagaattcaaCCCTAACCCTTCGTTCACTGATGAATGCTGTATCTGACGGCTGTTGTTGGTGTGTCTTTACTGCTACTGTCTGTATCCTCCTCAGATACAATCGTCGGGACACATGATGCTCCAATTCGCTGTGTGGAATACTGTCCAGAGGTCAATGTCATGGTAACGGGCAGCTGGGATATGTCTGTGAGACTGTGGGACCCCAGAACACCGTGTAATGCCGGAACATTCACACAGCCTGAGAAGGTAAACAAACGTCTGTCTGTGAGTGGGATGGTGTCGTTCTGAAGGGAGAATGGTGTTTTAACGTGCTGTTTCACTGTGTTTCAGGTGTACACGCTGTCTGTGGCAGGAGATCGTCTGATCGTGGGAACAGCGGGCCGGCGTGTGCTCGTATGGGATTTGAGGAACATGGGATATGTGCAGCAGAGACGTGAATCCAGCCTGAAATATCAGACGCGCTGCATACGAGCGTTTCCCAACAAACAGGTGAAactcagacagacacacacacacacacacacacacacctgtacctGTGAAATACTGTTTCTATGTACTGTTCCCATCTTCAAGTCAAAAGGGATTTTCCACATTTTAGCATCTCGGACAGATCTGACTAGGGCTGGATATCGCCAGGCCCCTCATGATaccataaaatacaatatatcacAATGCACGATATCATAATTGGATCGTGACTGAGAGACTAAATCATGCGGGTTCAGAAGCGCCTCTGATCGTACTGTGAACTCAGAGTTTATGCTTATTTAGATTTAGGGTCTGGGGGCCACAAATTGGTGCTGGAGGTCTGTGGAAAATTTGAAAGAAAAAGATTTTACATTATGTATTTTTAGGGCTGTTAAAGTGAACATGGTAACTTAAGATATTATTAATCTCTGTTTaatgtagggctgtcaatttaatgtgttcATGTAGTGTTACATTAAttattatagtatatataatagtATTAATTATTTGAAAAGTAACGCACAAAAAAGATGTATGCAGTTTAATCATACCCTTGATCCGTATGTAAATTCTGTGATAAGGAAGCAATCTTTcttatcggagcaattcaagcttgatgtaccaccagTTTTTATGAACGTGTGTCAGTAGGGGACAGTCAGCGCAACTCAagctgactttatttttttttatcttccccGAGGTCCACTTACAATgttctgatgtaaaaaaaaaacaacaactttactgacagtcataatttaataatatatgatctttttgcaccctgtctctggccctttaagacttgaatgtaaacgcccactgttctgattggctaacttccTGCAGCCTCTTAAATTcagctatatttgaaactcaactgaaagaaaatgaaaatttgacattataattAATTCAACTACACTTCAGGATTAACAcgtcatctgaatgtatcaaaatgttcactcaagcacagcaactatcaaacaCTATTTGAAACATTCGTGAATTAAAAGGTTTACTCGCAGGTCCGGTAGTGTTTAACTGCCGCATCtatcaataacagttcctttgcaaagcttgaatcatattgtgactggttcacaagcagtccgtGCTGATCTGAGCTGAAAACAAATACAATCcaagctgaaatgttctgaatacacaaacGTAATACGGTCCATGGCGATGTTGGGTTCTTCaaccggcttcaacaggccaaagcagagacgctggtcttcaccgGAGCGACATCTCACATCTCCCATGTTAACCCTAAcccagcagcagaatgagacacgtttttaaaagttgcacttgTACCGCTCATAAAACGCGCCACATATCGCCGGAAACTAATCGAAACGattaaagatgtccatctagtgcatgttagCGTTCCTgaggatccttaaaaagtcttaatgtcTTATATTCAGTTTTCCCAAATTTAAGGTCAGaagtcttaaatgatacaacaaaagtcttaattatcatttaaagagttCTTAAATTTGAgccggaaagacaggaatcgtgatacgATCTAATGTGagtatcagacatcaaaagaatacgatttaaataaataagtgcATGCAGTGCATCTTTCAGAGTGAAAATGTGGCACTATTGTATTTTCTTAAAGCGTGCGGGGGATTGtgtgtgtttccagctgttgcagaacaGTTCGTAATCATAAGGACATATCGAAAAtgtatgacaagcgatcactaatgatcaactgttcatgatgatgattttatagtgttgatgaaatataacaatgtttacttttaagtgtttatattgtaatatgctgTAGATTATTGGAgagcacattttatttccattatctgtttgaatgagcagctggaagctgtgaagcgcaaacatttcaaaataagagtccccgctgtatttaaagttaaaagttccacactATGAATAAAATCTTTTTCCTTTTTCCCCCTAGTTATTGGTAGTTTAGTTGCACCATAAACTGTATCtgaaatttaattcaatttggactcttgtatccTCTGTCTGGACCCCCCCATCACAGGAAGActcagaacatttaatatagactGCTAATTTAAATACTATTTGCagattggggggcctgggtatctcagcgagtaaagatgctgactatcacacctggagtcgtgagtttgaatccagggtgtgctgagtgactccagccaggtctcctaagcaaccaaattggcccggttgctagggagggtagagtcacatggggtaacctcctcgtggtcgctataatgtggttctcactctcggtggggcgtgtggtgagttgtgcgtggatgccgcggagaatagcgtgaagcctccacacgtgctgtctccacggtaacgcccctgcctgtttaagtaagagtctgtgatacatgatttattttgagattgtgtgggtttgttttggtattggAGATACAGTGTTAATttgatttgttcaggtcttgaaaagtcttaaatttgattttaaaaactgtgcAGAAACCCTGCATGTGTACAAAATACtaacaattaaatatagcacagatTGGTTCAAAGACCGTCCAGGACGCCTTCAAAATACGCAACGGCAAGATGAAACATGATGGggggtctcctttttagagttataacttgacattgcatatTTTAACCTGTTAATGCTCATTGACCTCACCcgtgggtttgactttactttgcttaaatgagttcacatttacataGTGTGCCATTCagaattgttcataatgttgacaaattatacatctttataatttgtcaacattattaactccttttttttttttttgactagactatatagtaaatgtgaactaatttaagcaaagtgacatcagttctggggggGGGAATGCACATCAACAAGTTAAAAGTGGCGCGAGAtgtatgataacggtcaaagccgtTCATGTAGTGcaggtttatgtagaaaaacatttaagtcAGACATGACAGTAAAGCTGCACGATAATGGTGaaatttctttaaattattattaggttggcttgagagcCAACATTctgaaatcctatttaaacttattattattagcaaagcatcactattgtaatctcacatacttattattattcttattccgtacaaaacttcggcacctaactcgtcccgcaccgtttgtagtagacccatgaattaggtgtcaaatcgaccggcctattgacgacacctgtgctatgacttttctaagggattgggggtacggtgcacccctggggggcaaacaACTTCCCAAAAAtttcccataggcatactatggcaagggtctcgcctgtgaaaacatttttctttcctactatggcaatgcaagaaagttgtcaaatcatatctcccaatcagaatgacatagagacttgggggtgggctcatttcaatcgggctaccaatcagtctttaaggatcatcttggaaatggtgtagccacgccctagcaaccatttacggcaccctagcaaccgcccccatagacttccattcaaaatggctcagaaggatatcttcaggacagaatgtcatagacacttggggattggctcttttcagtcagattagtaatcagccaataacaatctctctggtcactggctagccacaccttagcaacaatttagagcaccctagcaaccagtcctattgactaacattaaaaatggctgagagggatatctttggatcagaacatatacagacatggcagttggcttatttcacgtgggtgagcaatcagtcttcatgtatccatttgaaaaactacttagccacaccctaacaaccatttagagcaccctagcaaccatccccactgacttccattcaaaatggctgtgTGATATCTTCTGATCAGTATGTCCTAGACACATGTGGGTGCTATCATTTGATTCAGGCTAGCAAGCCATGTTCGAACATACCCTGTGTTTGGGGGAAAAATGTACCCCAGGGCAAAAAACTGTACCAAAAAGTCCCATTGGGTACTATGGGAAGATAATTTTTTTCCTAaaatggcagtcaatgcaagaaagttgccagatcatatctcccaatcagaatgacatagatacATGGGGCGGGCTATTTTTCAATTgggataccaatcactctttaattatcaccttggaaatggcatatccacgccctaacaaccatttatgggaccctagcaaccaccccccattaacttccattcaaaatgtctcagaagtatatcttcagaacagaatgttgtaaacacttggggattggctctttgagtcaggttagtaagcagccaataagaatctctctgttcactggctagccacgccctgacaaccatttagagcaccctagcaaccaacactattgctttcacttagagtgtgatatcttcggatcagaatgtcctagagacatgacagttggcttgttttaattgaatgagcaatcagtctacaactatcatcatgggaactacttagccatgccttagcaaccatttagagcaacctagcaaccaaacaccattgacttccattcaaaatcactaagatgggtatctcaggatcagaatgccgtagagacttccgggttgacatatttcactcaggaaagcaaggagcctcattaagtatcactctggtaactgcctagcaaccacatggggttaccctagcaaccaagtaacaaatcacatatctctgcaccagaaaattgtagagacttctgggtggacttatttcactcaggatggcaaggagccatgttaagtatcacctcggtaactgcctagcaaccagatggggttaccctagcaaccaagtaacaaatcacatatctctgcaccagaaaattgtagagacttccaggttgacttatttcactcaggatgggaagtagccatgttaagcatcaccctggtaactgcctagcaaccagatggggttacccaagtaacaaatcacatatctctgaaccagaaaatcatagagacttccaggttgacttatttcactcaggatggcaaggagccttgaatagtatcaccctggtaactgcttagcaaccagatggggttaacctagcaaccaagtaacaaatcacatatctctgcaccagaacatcatagagacttcggatttctttcatttgactcagggtagcaaggagccttttgaggatcaccttggtaactgcctagcaaccaagtaacaaatcacatatctctgaaccagaacatatctatctatctatctatctatctgatagaatgaatggtcttataatctttaaagtTTGAActttaaaactactacttaaacttgtaactacttcaaacttcaagcttttaaaactacttcaaactttcaggctaggctttctcaagccaacctaaagtttgtccacaaacttttcaatctagttattattattattattatatccccATACCCCATAGTAATATATAggctaatagtaatatatttctatatattgtAATTGAGCGCACAGAATTGCTATACAGTCTCAAGCATCTATTTTGAAGGAAGCCTAATTATTTATTCAAGCCTTTAATTTTGAATGAAacagtgttgtttctgtgtgtcacCAGCAGAGGTAACACGGTCAGCGCATGTTAGTGACGTGCATGAACCGAACTcagagcacagctgttctgtACAAAACATACATTATCAAAGCACGAGATGGAATTAATTTCACGTGCATCGAGCACAGAACGCCGTATCATTATCCTCGTGTGCCGCACATACGAGACTCGTACACATCTACGGTGCAGTACATATCAGCACGTGCTCGAAAGAGAAACAATGATTGGTCACTAGTGAACTTCTGAAGAGAGCATGATTGGTCAGGTGAGGTGAAAACAGACGAggaaagagcttgtgatttggtctatCCGTAGACACAGCCTACAATGACAATGAAGAACAATTTGCAGCTTTGCCTGGTTGACACcttctgtttgctagctcact includes the following:
- the LOC127426673 gene encoding mitotic checkpoint protein BUB3; amino-acid sequence: MVVNGRAAVDNSSTMTGSNEFKLTQGPEDGVSAVKFSPTSAQFLLVSSWDCSVRLFDVSANSMRMKYTHLAPVLDCAFYDPTHAWSGGLDNQLKTHDLNTDQDTIVGTHDAPIRCVEYCPEVNVMVTGSWDMSVRLWDPRTPCNAGTFTQPEKVYTLSVAGDRLIVGTAGRRVLVWDLRNMGYVQQRRESSLKYQTRCIRAFPNKQGYVLSSIEGRVAVEYLDPSLEVQKKKYAFKCHRLKENGIEQVYPVNAISFHSIHNTFATGGSDGFVNIWDPFNKKRLCQFHRYPTSIASLAFSVDGSLLAIASSYMQEQGDISHPADAVYIRQVTDAETKPKST